DNA sequence from the Candidatus Kaistella beijingensis genome:
ATGGATCATTCATTCACTCCACTCGCTGCTTATAGAAAATTTCGTGAAAAGAAATATGATGAGCGTTTTGTTTTTGCAAAGCAAGTTAGAACTGATGATGCTATTCAAAAGGTACTCCGAAAGCATCCGCGCCAAAAGTGAAATCCGGCAAGAAATTTTGGATGAAATCAAGAGAGATGGGAAAGCTATTTACAAAAATGATGATTACAATCAGTTGAAATACAACACGGATTTAATGAATAAATGGATGAAGAAGAATCCAAAAGATGGTGAAAAGTTTATGAGATTTAAGGACGGGTTTGAGAGTAAATAGAAGCATTTCCTTTTGACTTTTTTCTTTACGACTAATCAATTGCATTTTCGTATTTTTACCCTATGGAAATTAAGGATTCAATCAAAGATTTATTTGAAGAGGAATTGATAGGCGAAATTCTTTCTGTAGGAAAACTGAAAAAAGTTCAGGAAGGAGATATTGTCATTAATGTTGGTCAACCGATTCACTTTATGCCCGTAGTTTTGGAGGGAACGCTGAAGGTTTCTATGATTGACGATGCGGGAAAAGAATTGCTGATGTATTACCTGAACGCAAGCGAAGGTTGCGCAATGACTTTCACCTGCTGTATTCGGGAGCATAAAAGCGAAATTTTGGCAGTTGCAGAGGAAGATTCGGAACTATGGATGATTCCTGTGGAATATATGGATATTTGGATGCACAAATATGTTTCGTGGAAAAATTTTGTGATGAAAACGATGCAGAACCGTTTCTATGAAATGTTGAAAGCATTGGATTTGGTTGCTTTCAACAGTTTGGATACAAGGCTTTTAAACTATCTTAAAGAAAAATCCAAGAATACGGGTAAAACTGTCATTAATGTTTCTCACGAGCAAATTGCGATAGATTTGGCGAGTTCAAGAGTGGTCATCAGCCGACTTCTAAAAAAATTGGAAAACGAAGGCAGAGTTCTTCTTTACCGAAATCAAATCAAACTTCTGAAAGATTTGTAATCTAGGTAACACAAATGTATTTTCAGATTTCAGATTTTTGTTGAAAATTGAAAGATGAAAAGCATTTGTCCCAACAAAATACAGTCGCTGAAAGAAGATTTTCTTTTGATTGATATACGAGAAAAATTTGAATTTGATACTCACAAAGCCGATTCTCAAAACTTAATCAACATTCCTTTCAGCGAAATTGATGAAAATTTAGAAATTTTACCGAAAAATAAATTGTTGATTTTGATTTGTAACAACGGTTTGCGGAGCGAAACAGCCACAAAATACTTAATGGAAAGAAATTTTGAGAATGTTACTTTTGTTGAAGGCGGTTTGGTAAAATGGCAACAAAACGGAATGAAAATTTTGGGAAGTCCACCCGATTTTATATCACATTCTTTATCTTTAACCAAAGACTGCAATTCCTGAAATGTCATTCCCAATCATCAATGCCTGCGATTTGTTCACGCAGAAAAAAAGCGAAAACCATATTGTGGTACATCAACTTTCGGAGTTGTTGCAGGATGATATTTACATACCCAAAAAACCACACCGTCATACTTTTTATCAGGTTTTATATGTGAAAAAAGGAAAAGGTTTTCACCATATTGATTTTCAGGAAAATGAAATTTCTTCGCCGCAAATTTTCTTTCTTTCACCGACGCAAGTTCACGATTTGAGATTTGAAAACGCTGAAATAGAGGGTTTTCTCATAAATTTTGATGAATATTTCTACAACGCTTTTCTTTCTAAAATCAATTTTATAGATGATTTCACTTTCTTCAACCGAAACGGAAAAGTTTCTTCTTTCGACGCACGAAAATCTCAAAAGGAAATAGACGAAATATTCTCAAAAATTGAAAAAGCATTTTCTGAGAAACCGCATCATTATCTAGAATTTCTTCGGGTTTATCTCTTGGAACTTTTTCTGATTGTGGATGGTTTTCAAGAAAAATCGAAGGAAGAAAAACAATATTCCAATCAAAAGCACATCATTTCCAATTTTGAAAAACTATTGGAAAAACACTTCTACGAAGCACATTATCCAAAATATTATGCCGAGAGATTGGCAATTACAGCCAATTATCTCAATTTAGTTTGCAAAAATTACATCGGAAAAACGGCGGGCGAACTCATTCGTGAAAGAGTGATTTTAGAAGCAAAAAGATTGCTCGTCAATTCACAGTTAAGCGTTTCCGAAATTGCTTATCAACTTCATTTTGACGATAATTCCTATTTCACCAAATTTTTTAAACAAAGTACAGGACTTACACCGTTTCAGTTTCGCAGTTCGGTGAATGGATAAAATAACCTTTTTGGAGGATTGGCATAATCAAAAATATTGATTGAAAACCTGCATTCCAAACCCAACTAATGAATGTAATCCAAGTTACATTTTCTCCTAAAATCTTCTCTTAACTTTGAGAAAAAAATAAGAAATGTTATTTGAAAATAATTATTTTGAGGATTTACGGAAAAAAGAATTTTCAAGATTAGATGCTGAAAATCAGGTCTATCTGGATTTTACGGGCGGAAATCTTTATCCCGAAAGTTTAATTCATCAGCATTCTGAAATCCTGCTCAAGAATGTGATGGGAAACCCGCATTCAACCAATCCTACGTCGCAAAAATCATCGGTTTGGGCAGAAAACACACGCAAGAAAGTTTTGGAATTTTTCAACGCCGAAGATTACTTCTGTATCTTTACCCAAAACGCTTCCCACGCCTTGAAAATTGTGGGAGAAAGTTATCCTTTTTCGGAGAATTCCTATTTCTTGATGCTTTCAGATAATCACAATTCCGTAAATGGAATTCGGGAGTTTTGCCAAAATAAAAACGGAGAATTTTCTTATTTTCCAATTAATTTTACGGATTTACGGATTGATGAAAAAGAATTGAAAAAAGTTTTGAAATCCAAAAACTCCTTCAAGGATAAATTGTTTGCTATTCCTGCACAGTCCAATGTTTCAGGCGTAAAACACGATTTGAAATGGATACAGATTGCACAACAAAATGGATGGGACGTTCTTTTGGACGCCGCCGCTTTTGTACCGACTAATATTTTGGATTTGAAACTGTATCAACCTGATTTCGTGTCGGTTTCTTTCTATAAAATGTTTGGTTTTCCTACGGGAATTGGCTGTTTATTCGTAAGAAAAGACAAATTTGAAAAACTGAAAAAGCCTTGGTTTGCAGGCGGAACCGTGAAAATGGTATCTGTAAAAGAGCCCAAATTTTTTCTTGCAAACAACCACGAAAGATTTGAGGACGGCACTTTGGATTATCTCAATATTCCTGCAGTGAAATTGGGTTTAGAATTTTTGGAAGATGTTGAAATGGAAAAAATTTCCCAAAGAATTGCGGATTTAAGAAAATATGTCTATCAAAAATTGAGCGTTTTGAAGCACGGAAACGGTAAAAGTTTGGTGCATTTGTTCGGTCCCGAAAATCATCAGAATGTAGGCGGAACTTTGATAATTACTTTCTACAACAAAAATGGAGAAAAATATCTTTTTGAAGAAATTGAAAAAGAAGCCAATTTGAAGAATATTTCCATTCGTTCCGGCTGTTTCTGCAATCCCGGAATTGATGAGATTAATAATGAAATTTCTGAAGAAGAATTAGCACGATATTATCAAAACTCCAATAATGTAAATTTCTCTGAAATGGTCGACTTCCTTGGTAAAATGCGTGGCGCAACGAGAGTTTCATTCGGAATTGCAACGGTAAAGCAGGATATCGATTATTTTGTAGAATTTGTTTCACAATTTGTTGATAGATAGTTCTTTGTGTGACACAAGTTACACATTCAAAAATTCATAAATTCTACATTTACATAAAATAAAAATTCAAATGTCAAAAGTAGTCATCCTTGGAGCAGGAATTGCGGGACACACCGCCGCAACTCATCTTCGCAGAAAATTAGGTTCGGAACACGAAGTTTTGGTGGTTTCGCCTAACAGCAATTATCAGTGGGTTCCCTCCAATATTTGGGTGGGAGTCGGAAGAATGAATCCTGAAGCCGTGAAATTTCCATTAGCACCACTCTATAAAAAGCACAATATCGGTTTCAAACAGGCAAAAGTAGTTTCCTTTCATCCTGAAGGCGACGAAAATCACCAAAAACCTTATGTGAAAGTAGAATATGTTTGGGGCGAAAATGTCGGAAAACAGGAAATTGTAGATTACGATTATCTTATTAATGCAACGGGACCAAAATTGGCTTTTGAACTTACAGAGGGAATGAATCCCGGAACAAACAAATGCTATTCTGTCTGCACTTATGACCACGCAGATCACGCTTCCGCCGCATTTACCGACTTAAAATTGAAACTCAAAAAATCCAAAGAAAAATTAAAAATTTTAATCGGAACCGGACA
Encoded proteins:
- a CDS encoding Crp/Fnr family transcriptional regulator; the encoded protein is MEIKDSIKDLFEEELIGEILSVGKLKKVQEGDIVINVGQPIHFMPVVLEGTLKVSMIDDAGKELLMYYLNASEGCAMTFTCCIREHKSEILAVAEEDSELWMIPVEYMDIWMHKYVSWKNFVMKTMQNRFYEMLKALDLVAFNSLDTRLLNYLKEKSKNTGKTVINVSHEQIAIDLASSRVVISRLLKKLENEGRVLLYRNQIKLLKDL
- a CDS encoding AraC family transcriptional regulator, which translates into the protein MSFPIINACDLFTQKKSENHIVVHQLSELLQDDIYIPKKPHRHTFYQVLYVKKGKGFHHIDFQENEISSPQIFFLSPTQVHDLRFENAEIEGFLINFDEYFYNAFLSKINFIDDFTFFNRNGKVSSFDARKSQKEIDEIFSKIEKAFSEKPHHYLEFLRVYLLELFLIVDGFQEKSKEEKQYSNQKHIISNFEKLLEKHFYEAHYPKYYAERLAITANYLNLVCKNYIGKTAGELIRERVILEAKRLLVNSQLSVSEIAYQLHFDDNSYFTKFFKQSTGLTPFQFRSSVNG
- a CDS encoding aminotransferase class V-fold PLP-dependent enzyme, translating into MLFENNYFEDLRKKEFSRLDAENQVYLDFTGGNLYPESLIHQHSEILLKNVMGNPHSTNPTSQKSSVWAENTRKKVLEFFNAEDYFCIFTQNASHALKIVGESYPFSENSYFLMLSDNHNSVNGIREFCQNKNGEFSYFPINFTDLRIDEKELKKVLKSKNSFKDKLFAIPAQSNVSGVKHDLKWIQIAQQNGWDVLLDAAAFVPTNILDLKLYQPDFVSVSFYKMFGFPTGIGCLFVRKDKFEKLKKPWFAGGTVKMVSVKEPKFFLANNHERFEDGTLDYLNIPAVKLGLEFLEDVEMEKISQRIADLRKYVYQKLSVLKHGNGKSLVHLFGPENHQNVGGTLIITFYNKNGEKYLFEEIEKEANLKNISIRSGCFCNPGIDEINNEISEEELARYYQNSNNVNFSEMVDFLGKMRGATRVSFGIATVKQDIDYFVEFVSQFVDR
- a CDS encoding rhodanese-like domain-containing protein, translating into MKSICPNKIQSLKEDFLLIDIREKFEFDTHKADSQNLINIPFSEIDENLEILPKNKLLILICNNGLRSETATKYLMERNFENVTFVEGGLVKWQQNGMKILGSPPDFISHSLSLTKDCNS